A region of Diospyros lotus cultivar Yz01 chromosome 3, ASM1463336v1, whole genome shotgun sequence DNA encodes the following proteins:
- the LOC127796461 gene encoding miraculin-like, giving the protein MKSSLLLLLSFLLLSSLPNLLMADNLEPLYDSSGDKVVTGTRYYLVPAFSGHGGGLYAKPSTCPGEIFQENSDSLLGQAVLFYPANYTYVSGTVVHESSALDIHFSGQACRKAANAWTVSYFDDVVGAWIVTAYGFVGNPGPYGFKFEKVCNDNVYQILFDPPTALGLPKSYVGVTSEAERRTALISVPPLRLKIVKASDALQVKEARLNKGRIASVV; this is encoded by the coding sequence ATGAAGAGCTCACTGCTGCTACTACTCTCCTTCCTTCTCCTTTCCTCGCTCCCAAATCTTCTTATGGCTGATAATCTTGAGCCCTTGTACGACTCCTCCGGCGATAAAGTTGTCACAGGCACCCGGTACTATCTCGTGCCTGCGTTCAGTGGACACGGTGGTGGTTTATATGCCAAACCATCAACTTGTCCAGGAGAAATCTTCCAAGAAAATTCAGACTCATTGTTGGGTCAGGCAGTACTATTCTATCCTGCCAACTACACTTATGTAAGTGGTACTGTTGTCCACGAGTCCTCTGCTTTGGACATCCATTTCAGTGGTCAAGCTTGTAGGAAAGCCGCAAATGCGTGGACTGTCAGTTATTTTGATGACGTAGTGGGTGCATGGATCGTTACAGCATATGGGTTCGTAGGAAACCCAGGACCATATGGTTTCAAGTTTGAGAAAGTCTGCAACGATAATGTGTACCAGATTCTTTTCGATCCTCCGACTGCACTAGGATTACCTAAGAGCTACGTTGGGGTCACTTCTGAGGCCGAGCGGCGCACAGCTCTCATTAGTGTCCCACCCTTGCGGTTGAAGATTGTCAAAGCTTCAGATGCTCTCCAAGTTAAGGAAGCAAGACTCAACAAGGGAAGGATTGCTAGTGTGGTTTAG